Genomic DNA from Hyperolius riggenbachi isolate aHypRig1 chromosome 10, aHypRig1.pri, whole genome shotgun sequence:
GGATAGTGCCTCCTGCTGAACGGATAGTGCCTCCTGCTGAAGGGATGGTGCCTCCTGCTGAAGGGATAGTGCCTCATGCTGAAGGGATGGTGCCTCATGCTGAAGGGATAGTGTCTCATGCTGAAGGGATAGTGCCTCCTGCTGAAGGGATAGTGCGTCATGCTGAACGGATAGTGCCTCCTGCTGAACGGATGGTGCCTCCTGCTGAAGGGATGGTGCCTCCTGCTGAAGGGATAGTGCCTCATGCTGAAGGGATGGTGCCTCATGCTGAAGGGATAGTGTCTCATGCTGAAGGGATAGTGCCTCCTGCTGAAGGGATAGTGCCTCCTGCTGAAGGGATGGTGCCTCCTGCTGAAGGGATAGTGCGTCATGCTGAAGGGATAGTGCCTCCTGCTGAAGGGATGGTGCCTCCTGCTGAAGGGATGGTGCCTCCTGCTGAAGGGATAGTGCGTCATGCTGAACGGATAGTGCCTCCTGCTGAACGGATAGTGCCTCCTGCTGAAGGGATGGTGCCTCCTGCTGAAGGGATAGTGCGTCATGCTGAAGGGATAGTGCCTCCTGCTGCTATTTAGGAACATAGACATTTCTCTGGATTAAACCTCTGATCTTTAAGATTTTTTAACAGACTGATGTGTGCTAAGTGTTTTATTAAAAAGTTTTCTACAActaagaaaaaagggaacacacgCCACATCAAGCTGCACACATGATATGAACCCCACATATATAGATGTGAcatggttatttttttttctgtatactaactttctttttgcaactttttgtttttagtgagaaataataataaacttgcaTTACTTATACAAAGTTGTGTGTTGCCTCCAGATTGCCGTACAACTAACCTCTCACTTTCCTGACAGCAGGTGGTGtaaggttagcactcttgcctcacAGTGCTGGACTGGACACTATCTATGTGGCGTGAGCATATTCTTCCCCAGGGTACCCTCAGCATGTTAAAGAGGTACTCTAGTGAGTGACAAATAGCACAATGTCGTAAATTATTCAGGCCACCCACTTTTATATCTATCACCCTGGTTTCGGGATCAGAAACACTTCCAaaatccagggccggttctagctacaatggggccctggggcaaaaataACCTGGGGGCCCTCCTaacatctacccccccccccgtatgGTAAGTCTCGTCTGTGTTCTCTGTAGTGTTGctgctcttcacttcctgtcagccactagagcccaaacagagaagcaggaagtgcagagggGCAACACTAAAGAGAAGACAAATGGACCTGCAACGCCTGGAACTTGGAGTAGGCGAGTGTGTGCCTGTCTGTCACCACTGCCTCCATAAcactttggggggagggggcgttGGAAGTGAGATAATTTAGTGATGTGGTGGCAGACATTTAGGGGGCCCTATGGatgctggggcaattgccccctttgcccatatggtagcgccggccctgccaagatctatacattgctgtatgttggtatatagccccaccctctcagtgatgtcacagcctaggctgttaattcttctcccagagtattctgggagaccaggtgtattttctgctcactttggaacaaacacaaacaaacattccgcagtgatgcacctgccagtagtaagAAATGTCACCTGTgattaatttcagaatgtaaattagggtgagGAGAGATTTGGGCAAACACCGATTAGATAATGTATAAAGTGTATAAAGTAATGTTGTGACcaaaaacaataagcaattttattcattacattaattTCAATCCAGTTCCACCTTTATTTATCCCCCGAAATAAGTGGCTAaccctaggccagtgatggctaaccttggcactccagctgttgtggaactacaagtcccatgaggcattgcaatactctgacagctctaagcataactcggggaggcagaagcatgatgggatttgtagttttgtcacagctggagtaccaaggttagccattactgCCCTAGGCTATGGCAGGAGTGTCAGGTATGTCTGAGGGCATATATGACTGGGATAGACTACTGAgcacaacttaaagggaacctgaagtgagagggatatggaggctgccatctgtatttccttttaaacaatgtcagttgcctggcagtcctgctgatcactttggctgctgtagtgtctgaatcacacctctgaaacaagcatgtgcgtAATCAGATTTTTgtgagaaacatctgatctgcatgcttgttcagtgtctatggctaataaAGGAGgatcataggatcagcaggacagccaggcaactggtattgtttaaaaagaaataaatatgtcagcctccatatccatctccatTCCCTTCAAAGTTTGGGTTCCCAGCAGAGGATTATAGTTGGACAGTCAATATATTGTTATTAATTCTGCTGCACTCTCTCaaatacttatctgtatgtttttgggatgtgggcagAAACCtgggtgcccagaggaaacccacacacacaagaggagaacatacaaactgatgttgacctggctgggattcgaaccggggacccagcgctgcaaggcgagagcgctaaccactatatcACCAGTCCGTGCGGCACATCAGAATATTCCTAACCGCTGTGCTTCCGCTGTCACTCTGATATCCGGTGGCCCACTCACAGCGTCCTACTCACTGGCTCCGTGTAGCTGCTCAGCAGACCTGTTAGTTGCACTTCCTCCCGGCCGGTGGGCGTGATGACGTTGGATCCACTGTCTCAGCAGGGATCGATTACAgaccttaaagaacaactgaagtgagaaggatatggaggctgccatatttatttctttttaagcaataccagttacctggctattctgctgatcctctaatactattagccatagaccctgaacaagcatgcagcagatcaggtgtttttgacattattgtcagatctgacaagattagctgcatgcttgtttcttgtgtgattcagccactacttcagccaaatagatcagcagggctggcaggcaactggtattgtttaaaaggaaagcaatatgtcagccttcatatttgtttcacttcagttgtttttttgttttttcagttttttattttattttgtggtTACAATTTATAGCTTGTAAACTGTTATGGGACTTGACCTTCTATAATATGTTCCCAAATAACCATTTTTctctagaagctttccagaggcgccaatagaataaaagtcacttaaacgagcttaaaaccgatggggcagtggtgggcatatcccatcaaaaaggagcatacagcttaacagcatcaaaaccacacagaggcgctcagtgtggttttgatgctgttaagctgtatgctcctttttgattggcctgatgaagcgggattgcgcccgtgaaacgcgttgcctatttttactgtggagtataaataaaattgttgtttgactgttgatgccacagtccttcctttgtttgctttgtctgcatggatgggataggcccaccactgccccatcggttttaagctcgtttaagtgacttttattctattggcgcctctggaaagcttctacatattgctaagtccacccttggtggagggttgtacccatcttcttcccatctacagagagcgacttttaatcctgagtggggtcaggttaatctccccacctaccttcacagtggttgcctaatggtaaccctggtttgtgagtattaaattgttatattactcattattaattatcatctatacaatatcacacttttgggctcttggtgtcccccctccttttatttttctctagaaatacagtagaatcccttgctAGTAAACTCAAAGAGACCAGGTCAAAtagtttactatattagaagtttactatatcaggatttgtCATGCATTGTATATTTATAGAGATGCATGGTCGGGACCTGGGGGCccggtttactatagccagaggtgtaccataacgagattctactgtatttcaaACATTCTTAGTGCTCATTTACACaggggatcgcaaaacgctagcaaagtcGCTAGCTTTTTGCAACTGATTTTTTCAGGATTAACCCTTTTTCCATAGGACATTTTGAGCGATTGTGattcacattttttacattttaatcacGATCGGAAAAAAAAGCATGGCAGGCACTGTGGTTGCGTTTACTGTGAATAACCAGTGATTGCTGcaatgagatcactgccatatacttttaatggcactagcgtttttaaaatccATAGTGATTGCTGGCAATTCGTCTGTCAGCGGTAAACACTTTAAAATCGCCCGAGTGTGAGTGGTCACCCTAAATGTATCTGATCACTACCCTTTTGTAAAATGTCAGGAATACAGGAATAAGATTTCAAAAATCACGCATGCGAACAACCACTTTATATTTAGGTGCAAAAACAGCCCACACATTTAGACAAACTTCATGTGCAAATACATCTTTATTAATTACTATTAGATATACAGCACACGCCCATTCAGTTGTAGGGGCAGTGTATTGGTATGTGCCATCATGTGCTTGCATCATGTGCCtacagcccttattcaattcactttttttctcctacgtttcctcctaggaggtaattttacattttgtgtttaaaataagtttttagCACCAAAAGCTACCAtcattttcagactataagacctgggtgccaggtttagagggcaaaaaccaagggaaaaaaaacataccataCCTGGTACTTCCATAGTCCAAGGGtgtcttatgggggggggggggaaggtggatGGAGGACACAGAGACACCGGAGGACACGGGGAGGTGGAGGACACAGAGACACCGGAGGACAGGGGGAGGAAAACTCAGgggaatggaggacacagggggacagcgaGCTGGGGGACAGAGGAGTGTTTCCTTGCTTGCAGatggcttcaaaggcattttattgataaggtgtgaagaaATGACCCAGGAGAaggcttaggagaaaaagtgaattgaataaggatcttaggggtatattcactaaactgcggtaaGCAGTATTCCGTGTGTAAAGTTTTACGGCACAatcagtagagcagaatgcaatattttacatgcaatgcattacgctcTACTCATCGTGTGTAAGAGTTTacgcacgttattctgcttaTCGCAGTCTAGTGCATATGTCCCCTAGTGTCATAAGCCTCCTGTGAACAGCGTCCGTGGCCTCACTGAGGAGCTGATGCACTAACCTCTTGAGACCAGACTCCACCCCTACAATCTGTTAAGAACACAGCTGCCACTGCCAGGCTAATTCACTCCATCCGCCACTCCTCTTCAGCTGCCCCTCTTCacaagtcccttcactggcttcctgTCTTTCTCAGAATTACATTTTATCTGCTCTGCCTGGCCTACAAATCCATTTATCATACCGCCCCTTCATACATCTCAGATCTTGTCCAGAGATACTCCCCAACCAGCTCTCTCCTCATCCCCCAACACTCTACAGATGTCCTCTCCTCGCATCACTTGCTCACaaggctccaggacttctccagcccctactctatggagcaCCCTTCCCCCATTAGGCTCACCCCCACCTTCAACTCTTTCCTGCAGGCCTTTAAGACCCATTTGTTCACCATTGCTTACCCCAATGTTCATAGCTCTGATCCCCTCCATTGGACttataactcccccccccctttccatgtgtccctccctctccccccttatattgtaagcctatttggcaggactctcctccccatgtgctcttctccacccccttatggactcagtgactcgtcTGCTATGTTTATTCTTAGATTGTTACATCACTATTCTGTGTACCATTGTTGAACGCTATAATGCCCTTGTGTAACATTCTTTAAAacgaacctgaggtgtgagacctatggaagctgccatatttatttacctttaatcaataccagttgcctggcaattctGTCGATATTTCTGGTCAGtggggtctgaatcacacacctgaaacaagcatgcagctaatcttgtcagatttgtcatagatatATGATCtaattcatgcttgttcagggtctatggcttaaagtattagaggcagaggatcagtaggacagccaggcaatgtgcattatttaaaacgaaataaacatgtcagcctctataGCTACATCTCACCTcgattctctttaatgttgtgAGGTCTCCCTtatctattgtacagtgctgtgtaatatgttagatctttataaataaagtttcatATTAAGCTGTTGGGGTCCTATATGGCCTATAGCCGTTTCTTACCGTTTCACTCCTGGAGTTGTGGGGTCCGGAGTGAATGAACCCCCAAACTTTCCAACAAAGAAAAATGTGCAATTGAATGGAACATAATTGAGTCTCCCCTGGTCCGATAAAATGATCATATTGAATGGTCGATCGGACAGGAAAATCAAGTCATGTATAGACATCTTTTATCAAGGCagtttccagaaaaaaaaatataaacagttCCGAGGCACTACTGCTACCAATCTGACTAACAGGCAGAGCGCACACTTCTTGGGACGATCATGCATTTTTCCCACATATGAAACCGCATTACAACGTAAATCAATAGAATGCAATGGGATGACTCACCCTGTAATGCGCTTTTTGCATGCAGGAAAAAACAAACAGCCTGCAGCTTAAAAATTGTTCCCTGCATGCCATTTCCCGCTTACTTCATTCAGCTGCCGTGGGTTACATACATTCGTACATGCATGAGAACGAAAAATCCACCACGGGAAAACGGTGTTCAGTTGAAAGGGTAATCCCTGTCTCAGATCTGTACCCCTCCCTGCCACCCCCAGGCAAAACTGTCACAGAGGTTACAATAAAGAAAGCACTTTGGGGAAAATGGGGGTCTCTTAATTTATAGTTAGAACAGAGATTCagcaaaatgttttttatttaaacatttttttcattaggAAAAGAAACAATGGTGCAGAAAAAAGGACATACAACAATATAAAAAGTACAAGGTAACATATATAAAAGTAAGCATCTGCCCTGGTTATAGCATAGAGCAGCTTCTGGATTACTTGCAGTTATATCCAGTCTGGAGGTGCAGAGTCACTGAGCTCTCATAGATCTCTATGTAATCCTTTAGAGTGTGATGGTAATCAGAGATCTTCTTTACACTGCCGCACAATACCGTCTTCTATTCCTGGCAGCAGGAAGGTGTAAAACATTTCCACCCAATCACAGGTAAGTCAGATGGACTGAAGAATGGGATAGAGGTCTATGAGGTCTAGCGAACACACACTGGaacgtggccatacacttatcaatGTTTCCAGTCAATATCCAGCAGATTCATTTATTCAGCCAGAAACTGAAACCTAATCAATCTATTTCAGTCTGAAATCAATGGAATCAGTTAACTGAGCAAGTGGGAAGATATGGATTGATCGGCAGTGGGTTGGGAGCGTGGCGTTGATGGCGTTCGATTAAGGGACGACTGATATGTAGACAGCAGAGCTTACATTCACCTATCCACTGATGCGTCAACGGGCGCTCCTCACTGTCTCTTCTCTCCTGGAGCATGCCTGTGTCACGTGAGAAAatgctagaggcctctagtggtacaTAAGGTGCCTCTAGTGTTTTCAACCTCTAGTGTTTATCTCGTGACACAGGTGATCCAAGAGAGAAGAGACAATAAGGAGTGCCTAGCTAGATCATTTATAAGATAAATTATCATTAGGGCTAAGGTGGCAGCACACGGGCACATGGCCAGCAGAttccaccatcagatagatccctctccgattgaaatctgatcagagagggatctcttACTGCCAGACACTGGAAGAAGCCCAGtgatgtaccgtgttagccatacaggaatcagtctgatgaaggcttcatagccgaaagcttactgcttttcttgTACGTTAGCTAACAAATGGTATCATCATCCTGAATCAAAACTTCTTGCCACATACGGCAAACAGATTTTTAAAACATTTCACCTCAAAATCTGTTAAAAATCTATGTCGTGCAGCGCACGGCCCCCCAGGCCTCCCCCATCTGTGCTCCTCAGGGAGTTGGTCTGTCAGTCATCCTGAAATCTACCAACACTACCACCTCGCACCTGACTGCCTTCCCTTTTGAGCATGATTTTTCCATCCCTGAAATAATCTAAATTACGATCAGGCAGCCACGCCTGCGGCATTGATCTCCAGCATAACTTCtcataatgatcaaatctgccaaaggaaaactgacaagtgtatgggcacgTTAAGAGTCACAGGTCCTACAGAAGATCtaccagtgtcagactgggaggtgggaaagttgaggaaatccacctgctgggcaAGCAGCagcaaccctgtgttatcactcccaatagaaacctacaACACCTGTAAGTAGCAACACCTGATTGCTGCTGCTTGGCTAGCAAGTGGATTTCAccagctttaccacctcccagtcAGACGCTGAGATCTACTGTCCTTCTCTCAGCTTCCAGCAGTTGTAGCATATTCCTGCTTGGATGTCTGTTGTCACTTGTATAGTCCGCGTGTCAGAGGATTCATGAGATAGAGCTCTATAATGGTGGAAACAGAGCCGAGAGGTATGACCGGATTCTCCAAAACAACAACAAGCCGACATCATTACCCAACAGACTCCATCTAAAACTGAAATTTCACTTCTCCCAAAATATAATCTGTCTTCTTACAACAGAAGGTATTTTTGATAATTCACATTTATGCAAAtgatctttatgcccctgaatccAGGCTCAGAAAAGCTAGTGAATAGCAAGCCTGGATTTACAGCCTTGATAACGTCCATGCCAGGGCTCCCCAGGGCTCGGGAACTGCCACCAGAGGGCAGTATTAGGAGCTAAGTCACAGTATGTAATCCCGGCGGAATCGAGCAAAACTTGGTGATTGTGGGGAGGGCGTGACCGGACATTCCTGATGCACACACGGAACGACAAGTGTACTTTGCAACGCACATGCTCTTTTATATGATCTTTAGCCGGATAGACATATATGAAAGCTGGGTGCTTTTATAGTTGTTTTTAAAGAGgataaatggtttttaaactgtatcaCGCTATTAGGGCCCATTTTTGCAGGACTTGGGGTAATCCTGCGTCCTGCTGAGAGAGAGGCATGCTGCTAGCCATTTACACCAGACGGCTATACAGCATATGCACTTCATGACAGTTTTATCTGTCCATTCATCTGTGTGGGGTGTGATGGAAGCTTCTCTGGACTACACATGCTATGCCAGATTGGAAGATTCATTCAGCGACCAGAACATCTGTTGTTTTTACTTTAACACtacagcttatacattttacagagcagtatcaatccctgccatccaCTGATGATGACCaaaaagtctgaaacagtctgtctgCATGTCGGTTTGATGTGACTCTGTAAATTGTATTACCTATAGGCTTTTTATGCACCaatggttctggatgtaagcatggcttcaggggcatagaaatcatttgtatattcaggaatgatgcatcatgggaaaccacagttgctcacttaaagcaaaattattgcaaatactttggggttgattcactataacaaatagcacgccttatcagagttaacatgccttatcagagttagtgtgtcttatcagagttaacatgccttatcagagtagcatagtgagcgctatgaacgtatgcctgctaatcggcaatgacgagagctccactcgtcctgccctgagcccctgagggtccaatcactttaaaggacattattcctgcactttgattggcccaataggctgcctgtcaagtttcctgtcaagtgacaggcagcctattgtgctcactatgctactctgataaggcgtgctaactctgataaggcatgtttactctgataaggcacactatttgttatagtgaatcaacccctttctgttttaagaaggcaaatcacactgagctttgctttttagtaggagggctttttggtctcttataGCTCCTATACTTTgcaggtggttctgggtcaccgtgAGCTCTCTGGCTGTTCTGTAATTCTCCCAGACTGACCCTTTTGACTCCTCAACTCCATcattaaattattttaaacatgAAACGTCTACCTAAGAGAATTCACCACATACGATTTCATCAGATTCAGTAGCTGTGTCTTCTGGTGTGCTCTTAGATGAAAAGTTCTGTGCAGAGctattcccacactctgaactggAAAAAGGCTGCTCACCTGTGTGATTTTTCTGGTGTTTCTGAAGGCTTGCTTTATAagagaaacatttcccacactctaaacatggaAAAGGACTCTGGCCAGTGTGAATTTTCAGGTGTTGAAGGAGGTTTGCTCTGCcagcaaaacattttccacactctgagCAGGAAAATGGTCGCTCACCCGTGTGAATCCTTTGGTGGGTAAGAAGATATCCTTTCTgacaaaaacatttcccacagtaTGTGCAAGAAAAGGGACGCTCCCCTGTGTGAGTTCTTTGGTGACACAGAAGGCTTGCTTTCTGactgaagcatttcccacactctgtacagGCATAAGGACGTTCATTTGTGTGAGTTTTCTGGTGTCTAAGTAGATCTCTTTTCATGCCGAAACATTTTAAGCACTCTGAACAGGCATAAGGACGCTCCCCTGTGTGAGTTCTTTGGTGACTAAGAAGGTATGCCTTTtgattaaaacatttcccacactctgaacaagaaaaAGGGCGCTCACCAGTGTGGATTCTCTGATGTCTAACAAGTGTTCCTTTGTAActgaaacttttcccacactctgaacatgaccaTTCCGACTCATGTGACTGTGTCTTCTGCTGAACAGCCAGAGATGCTTCAGATTTATTGCATTCAGGATATGCTGATCGCTGATATTCTGTATCTCGCCCCTCTGCAGGAGGGAAAATGTAACGGTTACATTTTCTGTATTCAGAAGTGATGTGCGTTGGTCTAGTAATCAACAGTGTTACAGAGCTGTATCATAGAAGTGGACAACCAAACCAGCTAAGGAGCATTGTACGGTGATGTGATTCTTATGTCATCCAATGTCATGgagctttcatatggtgtacagtatctcctcctcatttgttggtgctatgatgttaaactgaggaatggagataggcctttcatatattgtacagtatctcctcctcatttgttgctaCTATgtggttatactgaggaatggagatgggcctttcatatggtgtacagcatctcctcctcatttgttggtactatgatgttatactgaggaatggagatgggactttcatatggtgtacagtatctcctcctcatttgttggtactatgatgttatactgaggaatggagatggacctttcatatggtgtacagtatctcctcctcatttgttggtactatgatgttatactgaggaatggagatggacctttcatatggtgtacagtatctcctcctcatttgttggtactatgatgttatactgaggaatagagatcggcctttcatatggtgtacagtatctcctcctcatttgttggtactatgatgttatactgaggaatggagatgggtctctcatatggtgtacagtatctcctcctcatttgttggcactatgatgttatactgaggaatggagatggacctttcatatggtgtacagtatctcctcctcatttgttggtgctatgatgttatactgaggaatggagatgggcctttcatatggtgtacagtatcccctcctcatttgttggtactatgatgttatactgaggaatggagatgggcctttcaaatggtgtacagtatctcctcctcatttgttggtactatgatgttatactgagaaatggagatgggcctttcatatggtgtacagtatcccctcctcatttgttggtactatgatgttatactgaggaatggagatggacctttcatatggtgtacagcatctcctcctcatttgttggtactatgatgttatactgaggaatggagatggacctttcatatggcgtaaaggatctcctcctcatttgttggtgctatgatgttatactgaggaatggagatgggcctttcatatggtgtacagtatctcctcctcatttgttggtactataatgttatactgaggaatggagacgggcctttcatatggtgtacagtatctcctcctcatttgttggcactatgatgttatactgaggaatggagatgggcctttcatatggtgtacagtatctcctcctcatttgttggtactgtgatgttatactgaggaatagagatgggcctttcatatggtgtacagtatctcctcctcatttgttggtactatgatgttatactgaggaattgagatgggcctttcatatggtgtacagtatctcctcctcatttgttggtactatgatgttatactgaggaatggagatgggcctttcatatggtgtacagtatctcctcctcattt
This window encodes:
- the LOC137536455 gene encoding gastrula zinc finger protein XlCGF57.1-like, whose protein sequence is MEKQKTFSDGKQEDGMLEKGQYVGHNDLYKANRMKSQLPLTLPDGSNNRNPAERCTGPPYSQDCPQGDHNYAHDNQAVELGYMKPEKEETYVRDDQRTSMKGDMLKKIKEEQEETNVWGNQQSMAEGDIVRTIKEEEEEICVWGDQQSMEESDMIRIIKVEVEETYVKGEQQSTEEEEEELSSWEGRDTEYQRSAYPECNKSEASLAVQQKTQSHESEWSCSECGKSFSYKGTLVRHQRIHTGERPFSCSECGKCFNQKAYLLSHQRTHTGERPYACSECLKCFGMKRDLLRHQKTHTNERPYACTECGKCFSQKASLLCHQRTHTGERPFSCTYCGKCFCQKGYLLTHQRIHTGERPFSCSECGKCFAGRANLLQHLKIHTGQSPFPCLECGKCFSYKASLQKHQKNHTGEQPFSSSECGNSSAQNFSSKSTPEDTATESDEIVCGEFS